In Aedes albopictus strain Foshan chromosome 3, AalbF5, whole genome shotgun sequence, the following are encoded in one genomic region:
- the LOC115261683 gene encoding uncharacterized protein K02A2.6-like isoform X1 produces the protein MPCRFLIDSGAQVNTFTEEMFKALMSNEAYSREVFNVKQESDRSLKGYASNDTIRVAATFEAHLFISDDRPTLLEKFYVVQECQALLGRFTAARYSVLMLGIKVPLNTASFSESPWLHGEIAVIDLNEKFPKFNIPPVRIEYNRSEPPCRNVFMNIPQAVKPLVEERLQKLEMSDIIERVTDEMDSSFCSSMLIVPKGKNDIRLVIDLRGPNRYVYRTPFAMPTLEGILAELHGAKWFSTIDLSNAFFHIELDRESRHLTNFCTEFGMFRFVRLPFGLCNAPDIFQETMQRKILGGCKGVKNFQDDVLVFGSTKEEHDENLAAVLDRLRNHNVKLNESKCVFGSQIVTFLGFTLTPDGWKIEEGKLSAIGNCRQPETCSEVKSFLGLITFVDRFIPNRADLTQHLRALANGDKFYWTDKEEHEFQFLKSGALKAIKTLGYYSQTDPIELYVDASPVGLGAVLIQYDKDQSARVISCASKSLTSTEKRYPQSHKEALAVVWGIERFSTYLLSRSFVVRTDAEANQFIFNGTHRLGKRALSRADAWALRLQSFDFTIARIPGNMNVADALSRLTDQAQDPIPVEEDDESNFLYALDVGHMNITWGEIERRTEEDLELREVRTALLSNVWPRDLQKYEAQRKSLRFLGYLLFKDDRAVLPEVLRNTALQSAHGGHVGVVAMKKILRQFFWWPGMSTAAEKFVKDCEVCVQLSRKNPPIPLSSRVLPEGPWEILQIDFLKVPGFGTGEFLVVIDTYSRYLNVVEMKQTDADRTNTALSRIFLQWGLPLIIQSDNGPPFQSANFTKYWEDKGVKIRKAIPLCPQTNGAVERQNPGITKALTASKLEGSNWRHALERYVHNRNTLIPHSRLGITPFELMVGWRYRGTFTSLWNPSETGLDRLDVRERDDDSKLRSKKDADESRKARESDIKVGDTVLLAQHKHSKTDANFTNERFQIIARDGAKVVLMSANGIQYSRSVNDVKKAPMLFSSPKCRSSASTEDVGTQDGEGMLELPETGVFDKASNDGDVGSRENFHSGGRALRRRNEIQRPTRFDDNFIYTIFC, from the coding sequence CAGGAGCGCAAGTGAACACTTTTACAGAGGAAATGTTCAAAGCTTTGATGTCGAACGAGGCTTACAGCAGAGAAGTCTTTAACGTCAAACAAGAGTCAGACCGTTCGCTCAAAGGATACGCATCAAACGATACGATTCGGGTGGCGGCCACTTTCGAAGCTCATCTATTCATATCCGATGATCGGCCgacacttctggaaaaattctacgTGGTACAGGAATGTCAAGCACTTCTGGGCAGATTCACAGCTGCGAGGTACAGTGTCCTAATGTTAGGCATAAAGGTTCCGCTGAACACTGCATCGTTTTCCGAATCGCCATGGTTACATGGAGAGATCGCTGTCATCGACTTGAATGAGAAGTTCCCAAAATTCAATATTCCACCTGTCCGTATCGAGTATAATAGGTCGGAGCCACCCTGTCGTAATGTTTTTATGAACATTCCTCAGGCCGTTAAGCCACTTGTTGAAGAACgactgcaaaaattggaaatgtcagACATAATTGAACGTGTGACCGACGAAATGGATTCGTCCTTCTGTTCCTCGATGCTAATTGTACCGAAGGGGAAGAACGATATCAGATTGGTGATAGACCTCAGAGGACCGAACCGATACGTCTACAGGACTCCTTTTGCAATGCCAACATTGGAAGGAATTCTGGCGGAACTCCATGGTGCAAAGTGGTTCTCAACAATTGATTTGAGTAACGCGTTTTTCCACATCGAGTTGGATCGAGAATCGCGTCACCTGACAAATTTTTGTACCGAATTCGGAATGTTCAGGTTTGTTCGGCTTCCATTTGGACTATGCAACGCGCCGGACATATTCCAGGAAACAATGCAGCGGAAAATCCTGGGTGGTTGCAAAGGCGTGAAGAATTTTCAAGACGACGTACTGGTTTTTGGAAGCACGAAGGAGGAACATGACGAGAATTTGGCAGCAGTATTGGACAGGCTTCGTAATCACAACGTTAAGCTGAACGAATCGAAATGCGTATTTGGGAGCCAGATAGTAACGTTTCTAGGATTCACTTTAACTCCAGATGGCTGGAAAATAGAGGAAGGAAAATTGAGTGCAATTGGAAACTGCAGGCAACCAGAAACTTGTTCTGAGGTCAAAAGTTTTCTGGGTCTCATTACATTCGTGGACCGCTTCATTCCAAATCGAGCTGATTTGACACAGCACCTCAGAGCTTTGGCAAACGGAGATAAGTTTTACTGGACTGACAAAGAGGAGCACGAATTTCAATTCTTGAAAAGTGGAGCGCTCAAAGCCATCAAGACTCTTGGATATTACAGCCAGACGGATCCAATTGAGCTCTACGTTGACGCATCTCCAGTCGGACTAGGAGCGGTCTTGATACAATATGACAAGGACCAGTCAGCACGCGTCATATCGTGTGCTTCAAAGTCTCTGACTTCAACCGAGAAGAGGTATCCTCAATCCCACAAAGAAGCGCTAGCTGTAGTCTGGGGAATAGAGCGCTTCTCAACGTATCTTCTCAGTAGATCCTTTGTTGTCAGAACGGATGCAGAAGCAAATCAATTTATTTTCAACGGTACGCATCGCTTAGGCAAACGAGCATTGTCAAGAGCCGATGCTTGGGCACTCCGTCTACAGTCGTTTGACTTCACCATTGCAAGGATACCAGGGAATATGAATGTAGCGGACGCTTTATCAAGACTCACCGATCAGGCACAGGATCCTATTCCGGTCGAAGAAGACGACGAGAGCAACTTTTTGTATGCACTGGACGTAGGGCACATGAATATCACCTGGGGAGAAATTGAACGACGAACGGAAGAAGATTTGGAGCTACGGGAGGTGCGAACTGCTTTGCTTAGTAATGTTTGGCCACGTGATCTGCAAAAGTACGAAGCCCAGCGAAAGAGTCTCCGCTTCCTAGGATATCTCTTGTTTAAAGATGACCGTGCAGTTTTGCCTGAGGTTCTTCGAAATACGGCACTACAGTCAGCACATGGTGGACACGTGGGAGTAGTTGCaatgaagaaaattttgagaCAATTCTTCTGGTGGCCAGGTATGTCCACCGCGGCCGAAAAGTTTGTCAAGGACTGCGAGGTATGCGTGCAGCTGTCTAGGAAAAATCCTCCTATTCCTCTGTCTAGCAGGGTTCTTCCTGAGGGCCCCTGGGAGATACTTCAGATAGATTTTTTGAAAGTACCAGGATTCGGCACAGGAGAGTTTTTAGTGGTCATCGACACGTACTCAAGGTACTTGAATGTCGTCGAAATGAAGCAAACGGATGCCGACAGAACGAATACGGCCCTAAGCAGGATCTTTTTGCAGTGGGGTCTACCATTGATCATTCAAAGCGACAATGGACCCCCATTCCAAAGCGCAAATTTCACGAAATATTGGGAGGATAAAGGTGTCAAAATACGTAAGGCAATTCCGTTGTGCCCTCAAACCAATGGTGCCGTAGAGAGGCAGAATCCGGGCATCACAAAAGCGTTGACTGCTTCGAAGCTGGAGGGCTCAAACTGGCGCCATGCCCTGGAGAGGTACGTTCACAATCGAAACACGTTAATTCCACATTCCAGATTGGGTATAACTCCTTTCGAGTTGATGGTCGGGTGGAGATACAGGGGAACTTTTACTAGCTTGTGGAACCCATCCGAAACGGGGCTTGATCGGCTTGATGTTCGTGAACGTGATGATGATTCCAAGTTGAGAAGTAAGAAGGATGCTGACGAGTCTCGTAAAGCTAGGGAATCCGATATAAAGGTGGGAGACACGGTACTCCTAGCGCAACACAAGCATAGTAAAACGGATGCGAACTTCACGAATGAGCGATTCCAGATCATTGCGAGGGACGGAGCAAAAGTTGTGCTGATGAGTGCAAACGGGATCCAATACTCTCGCAGCGTGAACGACGTCAAAAAAGCACCGATGCTGTTCTCGTCACCGAAATGCAGGAGCTCAGCATCAACCGAAGACGTTGGAACACAGGATGGTGAAGGAATGCTGGAACTTCCAGAAACAGGTGTTTTCGATAAAGCCTCAAATGATGGTGACGTCGGCTCTCGGGAAAATTTTCATTCGGGAGGCAGAGCTTTGCGACGGCGTAATGAAATACAGCGACCGACGCGGTTTGATGACAATTTCATCTATACAATCTTCTGTTGA